A single window of Aphidius gifuensis isolate YNYX2018 linkage group LG1, ASM1490517v1, whole genome shotgun sequence DNA harbors:
- the LOC122860755 gene encoding nuclear factor of activated T-cells 5 isoform X2 — MCQPEQQHRARYQTEGSRGAVKDRTGNGFPTVRLLGYDKPTSLQVFIGTDLGRVAPHMFYQACRVSGKNSTPCIERKVDGTIVIEVDMDPTKDMLVTCDCVGILKERNVDVEHRFPQEANLLQGRSKKKSTRCRMVFRTPITNTDGTIETLQVCSQPIVCTQPPGIPEISKKSLTSSPCTGGIELFILGKNFLKDTRIVFQIDNEVTNNVLEQHWECSVIPDKEFLQQTHLVCIVPPYRRQDLTLNETICVKLYAISSGKTSEPHNFFYTATSTPPGPTIGKIETTIINNNNNNSNDNNATALSPSNVPTLITTNTNVTTNFLTNLSSPSAIQSPTHQSSSSSLATTATTDILNNNNDSTTATTISPVVANQVAPLMIWTNQTASIPPVETTTTTTTPPTDIMMPPPSQTQNNIITNSLLNRRSSTNHQIIIPDNLKSELLDDNSESSMVSDTSIQSITTTTSNGNSNTSPMHQLVNDIDATIDSTSQNNLLRTVTTLQTKDTNVGLLNVVDIINNQTQVDILNSHTNNNNNNSNSNNNNNSNNNTNNNINRDTSPILTNDNVTNTSLSGVVDLRMKQHEYDTLSNFTTTPVGQPLPNQSSQCIEKYLNHIESTNKTNNNNNNNNNQDSNYVVDTMQQRASIISSTREQQQQQQQQQQQQQQENDTNNLLAPNQATVKLDELVNSAVDSHQMIQSMDTITTNTNSPLTNVDTMTNSQQQQQQNNHSNSTIPVKTMLLEVLLPTPMVTSNTDTITSSTNDVTTDNSNLLTTINVGLHQTMQDNNVTTVNVNTHDLLQVTNEPIQQMPMSQQDVVMQQQVQVEQVVAHAQQQVEQVVAQVQQQAAHTVQQAQQQVFHQVYQHTQVVQQAVQQVQAAQQVHSVPAVQQAVQQATNEVVQQAVQQATHEVVQQVQAVQQAVQQAQAAQAMQQAVQQDIGSMLNQPAGFVAEASSALANGASQEPCQQRLTNAAEQAITNVITNATQDIINNRPLSTTTAQAIIATKNILNSVATQSAQLMNNAMNEILPKSPSNNGTSIVEQVARKSPPINIPVTTNHHVVNDTNITNTVSTTNVQIQNVGRKTDDTGTMLPQELTSMSEHDLLSYINPSCFDQGSFLM; from the exons ATGTGTCAACCAGAACAACAACATCGTGCACGTTATCAAACAGAGGGTTCACGTGGTGCTGTTAAAGATCGTACTGGTAATGGTTTTCCAACTGTACGTTTACTTGGTTATGATAAACCAACATCATTACAAGTATTTATTGGTACTGATCTTGGACGTGTTGCACCACATATGTTTTATCAAGCATGTCGTGTTAGTGGTAAAAATTCAACACCATGTATTGAAAGAAAAGTTGATGGTACTATTGTCATTGAAGTTGATATGGATCCAACAAAAGATATGCTTGTAACATGTGATTGTGTTGGTATATTAAAAGAACGtaatgttgatgttgaacATAGATTTCCACAAGAAGCTAATTTATTACAAGgtagaagtaaaaaaaaatcaacacgtTGTCGTATGGTATTTCGTACACCAATTACAAATACTGATGGTACCATTGAAACACTACAAGTTTGTTCACAGCCAATTGTTTgta cacAACCACCAGGTATACcagaaatatctaaaaaatcattgacatCATCACCATGTACTGGtggtattgaattatttatattaggaaaaaattttctaaaagaTACAAGAATTGTATttcaaattgataatgaaGTTACAAATAATGTACTTGAACAACATTGGGAATGTTCAGTAATACCAGATAAAGAATTTCTTCAACAAACACATTTAGTTTGTATTGTACCACCATACAGAAGACAAGATCTTACATTAAATGAAACAATATGTGTTAAATTATATGCAATATCATCTGGTAAAACAAGTGaaccacataattttttttacacagcAACATCAACACCACCTGGACCAACAATTGGTAAAAttgaaacaacaataattaataataataataataacagtaatgataataatgctACAGCATTATCACCATCAAATGTACCAACgctaataacaacaaatacaaatgtaacaacaaattttttaacaaatttatcatcaccatcagCAATACAATCACCAACtcatcaatcatcatcatcatcattagcaacaacagcaacaacagatatattaaataataataatgattcaacaacagcaacaacaatatCACCAGTTGTTGCTAATCAAGTAGCACCATTAATGATATGGACAAATCAAACAGCTTCAATACCACCAGTAGAaacaactacaacaacaacaacaccaccaacaGATATTATGATGCCACCACCATCacaaacacaaaataatattataacaaattcattattaaatcgTCGTTCATCAacaaatcatcaaataataatacctgataatttaaaatctgaATTACTTGATGATAATAGTGAAAGTAGTATGGTAAGTGATACAAGTATACAAagtataacaacaacaacatcaaatgGTAATTCAAATACAAGTCCAATGCATCAATTAGTTAATGATATTGATGCAACAATTGATTCAACTTcgcaaaataatttattaagaaCAGTAACAACATTACAAACCAAAGATACAAATGTTGGATTATTAaatgttgttgatattattaataatcaaacacaagttgacattttaaattcacataccaataataataacaataatagtaacagtaataataataataatagtaataataataccaataacaatattaatagaGATACATCACcaatattaacaaatgataatgTAACAAATACATCATTATCTGGTGTTGTTGATTTACGTATGAAACAACATGAATATGATACACTAAGTAATTTTACAACAACACCTGTTGGACAACCATTGCCAAATCAAAGTAGTCaatgtattgaaaaatatttaaatcatattgaatcaacaaataaaactaataataataacaacaataataataatcaagatagTAATTATGTTGTTGATACAATGCAACAACGtgcatcaataatatcaagtaCAAGagaacaacagcaacagcagcagcaacaacaacaacagcaacaacaagaaaatgatacaaataatttattagcaCCAAATCAAGCAACAGTTAAACTTGATGAATTAGTTAATTCAGCTGTTGATTCACATCAAATGATACAATCAATGGatacaataacaacaaatacaaattcaCCATTAACAAATGTTGATACAATGACAAATtcacaacagcaacaacaacaaaataatcattcaaatTCAACAATACCAGTTAAAACAATGTTACTTGAAGTATTATTACCAACTCCAATGGTTACATCAAATACTGATAcaataacatcatcaacaaatgatGTTACAACAGataatagtaatttattaacaacaataaatgttGGATTACATCAAACAATGCAAGATAATAATGTAACAACAGTTAATGTTAATACACATGATTTATTACAAGTTACAAATGAACCAATACAACAAATGCCAATGAGTCAACAGGATGTTGTTATGCAACAACAAGTACAAGTTGAACAAGTTGTTGCTCATGCACAACAACAAGTTGAACAAGTTGTTGCACAAGTACAACAACAAGCAGCACATACTGTACAACAAGCACAACAACAAGTATTTCATCAAGTTTATCAACATACACAAGTTGTACAACAAGCTGTACAACAAGTACAAGCAGCACAACAG gTACACTCAGTACCAGCTGTACAACAAGCAGTACAACAAGCAACAAATGAAGTTGTACAACAAGCAGTACAACAAGCAACACATGAAGTTGTACAACAAGTACAAGCTGTACAACAAGCAGTACAACAAGCACAAGCAGCACAAGCAATGCAACAAGCTGTACAACAAGATATTGGATCAATGTTAAATCAACCAGCTGGTTTTGTTGCTGAAGCAAGTAGTGCACTTGCTAATGGTGCATCACAAGAACCATGTCAACAACGTTTAACAAATGCTGCTGAACAAGCTATAACAAATGTCATAACAAATGCAACAcaagatattattaataatcgtccattatcaacaacaacagcacaAGCTATTATtgcaactaaaaatatattaaatagtgTTGCAACACAAAGTGcacaattaatgaataatgcTATGAATGAAATATTACCAAAATCACCATCAAATAATGGAACAAGTATTGTTGAACAAGTTGCTAGAAAATCACCACCAATAAATATACCTGTTACGACAAATCATCATGTTGTTAATGAtacaaatattacaaatacagtatcaacaacaaatgtaCAAATACAAAATGTTGGTAGAAAAACTGATGATACTGGTACAATGCTACCACAAGAATTAACATCAATGTCTGAACATGATCTTTTGAGTTATATTAATCCAAGTTGTTTTGATCAAGGTTCATTTctcatgtaa
- the LOC122860755 gene encoding nuclear factor of activated T-cells 5 isoform X1 produces MDIKLESEDANFTFPEVTKNGSGRTTDNKIIRSTNVGTTRTNNNGSVGRVIGVTRPRSSPGVYGKRPSTTHQGPITLTSQLSSVSRDGKIQLQIMCQPEQQHRARYQTEGSRGAVKDRTGNGFPTVRLLGYDKPTSLQVFIGTDLGRVAPHMFYQACRVSGKNSTPCIERKVDGTIVIEVDMDPTKDMLVTCDCVGILKERNVDVEHRFPQEANLLQGRSKKKSTRCRMVFRTPITNTDGTIETLQVCSQPIVCTQPPGIPEISKKSLTSSPCTGGIELFILGKNFLKDTRIVFQIDNEVTNNVLEQHWECSVIPDKEFLQQTHLVCIVPPYRRQDLTLNETICVKLYAISSGKTSEPHNFFYTATSTPPGPTIGKIETTIINNNNNNSNDNNATALSPSNVPTLITTNTNVTTNFLTNLSSPSAIQSPTHQSSSSSLATTATTDILNNNNDSTTATTISPVVANQVAPLMIWTNQTASIPPVETTTTTTTPPTDIMMPPPSQTQNNIITNSLLNRRSSTNHQIIIPDNLKSELLDDNSESSMVSDTSIQSITTTTSNGNSNTSPMHQLVNDIDATIDSTSQNNLLRTVTTLQTKDTNVGLLNVVDIINNQTQVDILNSHTNNNNNNSNSNNNNNSNNNTNNNINRDTSPILTNDNVTNTSLSGVVDLRMKQHEYDTLSNFTTTPVGQPLPNQSSQCIEKYLNHIESTNKTNNNNNNNNNQDSNYVVDTMQQRASIISSTREQQQQQQQQQQQQQQENDTNNLLAPNQATVKLDELVNSAVDSHQMIQSMDTITTNTNSPLTNVDTMTNSQQQQQQNNHSNSTIPVKTMLLEVLLPTPMVTSNTDTITSSTNDVTTDNSNLLTTINVGLHQTMQDNNVTTVNVNTHDLLQVTNEPIQQMPMSQQDVVMQQQVQVEQVVAHAQQQVEQVVAQVQQQAAHTVQQAQQQVFHQVYQHTQVVQQAVQQVQAAQQVHSVPAVQQAVQQATNEVVQQAVQQATHEVVQQVQAVQQAVQQAQAAQAMQQAVQQDIGSMLNQPAGFVAEASSALANGASQEPCQQRLTNAAEQAITNVITNATQDIINNRPLSTTTAQAIIATKNILNSVATQSAQLMNNAMNEILPKSPSNNGTSIVEQVARKSPPINIPVTTNHHVVNDTNITNTVSTTNVQIQNVGRKTDDTGTMLPQELTSMSEHDLLSYINPSCFDQGSFLM; encoded by the exons ATGGATATTAAACTTGAATCTGAAGATGCAAATTTTACATTTCCTGAAGTAACTAAAAATGGTAGTGGTAGAACaacagataataaaataatacgtaGTACAAATGTTGGTACAACaagaacaaataataatggaaGCGTTGGAAGAGTTATTGGTGTTACAAGACCACGTTCATCACCAGGTGTTTATGGAAAAAGACCATCAACAACTCATCAAGGTCCCATCACACTTACCTCGCAACTTT cAAGTGTTTCGAGAGATGGAAAAATACAATTACAAATAATGTGTCAACCAGAACAACAACATCGTGCACGTTATCAAACAGAGGGTTCACGTGGTGCTGTTAAAGATCGTACTGGTAATGGTTTTCCAACTGTACGTTTACTTGGTTATGATAAACCAACATCATTACAAGTATTTATTGGTACTGATCTTGGACGTGTTGCACCACATATGTTTTATCAAGCATGTCGTGTTAGTGGTAAAAATTCAACACCATGTATTGAAAGAAAAGTTGATGGTACTATTGTCATTGAAGTTGATATGGATCCAACAAAAGATATGCTTGTAACATGTGATTGTGTTGGTATATTAAAAGAACGtaatgttgatgttgaacATAGATTTCCACAAGAAGCTAATTTATTACAAGgtagaagtaaaaaaaaatcaacacgtTGTCGTATGGTATTTCGTACACCAATTACAAATACTGATGGTACCATTGAAACACTACAAGTTTGTTCACAGCCAATTGTTTgta cacAACCACCAGGTATACcagaaatatctaaaaaatcattgacatCATCACCATGTACTGGtggtattgaattatttatattaggaaaaaattttctaaaagaTACAAGAATTGTATttcaaattgataatgaaGTTACAAATAATGTACTTGAACAACATTGGGAATGTTCAGTAATACCAGATAAAGAATTTCTTCAACAAACACATTTAGTTTGTATTGTACCACCATACAGAAGACAAGATCTTACATTAAATGAAACAATATGTGTTAAATTATATGCAATATCATCTGGTAAAACAAGTGaaccacataattttttttacacagcAACATCAACACCACCTGGACCAACAATTGGTAAAAttgaaacaacaataattaataataataataataacagtaatgataataatgctACAGCATTATCACCATCAAATGTACCAACgctaataacaacaaatacaaatgtaacaacaaattttttaacaaatttatcatcaccatcagCAATACAATCACCAACtcatcaatcatcatcatcatcattagcaacaacagcaacaacagatatattaaataataataatgattcaacaacagcaacaacaatatCACCAGTTGTTGCTAATCAAGTAGCACCATTAATGATATGGACAAATCAAACAGCTTCAATACCACCAGTAGAaacaactacaacaacaacaacaccaccaacaGATATTATGATGCCACCACCATCacaaacacaaaataatattataacaaattcattattaaatcgTCGTTCATCAacaaatcatcaaataataatacctgataatttaaaatctgaATTACTTGATGATAATAGTGAAAGTAGTATGGTAAGTGATACAAGTATACAAagtataacaacaacaacatcaaatgGTAATTCAAATACAAGTCCAATGCATCAATTAGTTAATGATATTGATGCAACAATTGATTCAACTTcgcaaaataatttattaagaaCAGTAACAACATTACAAACCAAAGATACAAATGTTGGATTATTAaatgttgttgatattattaataatcaaacacaagttgacattttaaattcacataccaataataataacaataatagtaacagtaataataataataatagtaataataataccaataacaatattaatagaGATACATCACcaatattaacaaatgataatgTAACAAATACATCATTATCTGGTGTTGTTGATTTACGTATGAAACAACATGAATATGATACACTAAGTAATTTTACAACAACACCTGTTGGACAACCATTGCCAAATCAAAGTAGTCaatgtattgaaaaatatttaaatcatattgaatcaacaaataaaactaataataataacaacaataataataatcaagatagTAATTATGTTGTTGATACAATGCAACAACGtgcatcaataatatcaagtaCAAGagaacaacagcaacagcagcagcaacaacaacaacagcaacaacaagaaaatgatacaaataatttattagcaCCAAATCAAGCAACAGTTAAACTTGATGAATTAGTTAATTCAGCTGTTGATTCACATCAAATGATACAATCAATGGatacaataacaacaaatacaaattcaCCATTAACAAATGTTGATACAATGACAAATtcacaacagcaacaacaacaaaataatcattcaaatTCAACAATACCAGTTAAAACAATGTTACTTGAAGTATTATTACCAACTCCAATGGTTACATCAAATACTGATAcaataacatcatcaacaaatgatGTTACAACAGataatagtaatttattaacaacaataaatgttGGATTACATCAAACAATGCAAGATAATAATGTAACAACAGTTAATGTTAATACACATGATTTATTACAAGTTACAAATGAACCAATACAACAAATGCCAATGAGTCAACAGGATGTTGTTATGCAACAACAAGTACAAGTTGAACAAGTTGTTGCTCATGCACAACAACAAGTTGAACAAGTTGTTGCACAAGTACAACAACAAGCAGCACATACTGTACAACAAGCACAACAACAAGTATTTCATCAAGTTTATCAACATACACAAGTTGTACAACAAGCTGTACAACAAGTACAAGCAGCACAACAG gTACACTCAGTACCAGCTGTACAACAAGCAGTACAACAAGCAACAAATGAAGTTGTACAACAAGCAGTACAACAAGCAACACATGAAGTTGTACAACAAGTACAAGCTGTACAACAAGCAGTACAACAAGCACAAGCAGCACAAGCAATGCAACAAGCTGTACAACAAGATATTGGATCAATGTTAAATCAACCAGCTGGTTTTGTTGCTGAAGCAAGTAGTGCACTTGCTAATGGTGCATCACAAGAACCATGTCAACAACGTTTAACAAATGCTGCTGAACAAGCTATAACAAATGTCATAACAAATGCAACAcaagatattattaataatcgtccattatcaacaacaacagcacaAGCTATTATtgcaactaaaaatatattaaatagtgTTGCAACACAAAGTGcacaattaatgaataatgcTATGAATGAAATATTACCAAAATCACCATCAAATAATGGAACAAGTATTGTTGAACAAGTTGCTAGAAAATCACCACCAATAAATATACCTGTTACGACAAATCATCATGTTGTTAATGAtacaaatattacaaatacagtatcaacaacaaatgtaCAAATACAAAATGTTGGTAGAAAAACTGATGATACTGGTACAATGCTACCACAAGAATTAACATCAATGTCTGAACATGATCTTTTGAGTTATATTAATCCAAGTTGTTTTGATCAAGGTTCATTTctcatgtaa
- the LOC122860755 gene encoding nuclear factor of activated T-cells 5 isoform X3: MAPDFEKKREPRRVGAGYIQSNIDKGMILQKFSNNPLSDYYLYGNVGGGTPLLASSITTNSSHHNTRRFSHQRQQQQQNIEQQQQQQQQQQQQVHQHHSPARSPLASWNNGAIGEEDSKRRKMDIKLESEDANFTFPEVTKNGSGRTTDNKIIRSTNVGTTRTNNNGSVGRVIGVTRPRSSPGVYGKRPSTTHQGPITLTSQLSSVSRDGKIQLQIMCQPEQQHRARYQTEGSRGAVKDRTGNGFPTVRLLGYDKPTSLQVFIGTDLGRVAPHMFYQACRVSGKNSTPCIERKVDGTIVIEVDMDPTKDMLVTCDCVGILKERNVDVEHRFPQEANLLQGRSKKKSTRCRMVFRTPITNTDGTIETLQVCSQPIVCTQPPGIPEISKKSLTSSPCTGGIELFILGKNFLKDTRIVFQIDNEVTNNVLEQHWECSVIPDKEFLQQTHLVCIVPPYRRQDLTLNETICVKLYAISSGKTSEPHNFFYTATSTPPGPTIGKIETTIINNNNNNSNDNNATALSPSNVPTLITTNTNVTTNFLTNLSSPSAIQSPTHQSSSSSLATTATTDILNNNNDSTTATTISPVVANQVAPLMIWTNQTASIPPVETTTTTTTPPTDIMMPPPSQTQNNIITNSLLNRRSSTNHQIIIPDNLKSELLDDNSESSMVSDTSIQSITTTTSNGNSNTSPMHQLVNDIDATIDSTSQNNLLRTVTTLQTKDTNVGLLNVVDIINNQTQVDILNSHTNNNNNNSNSNNNNNSNNNTNNNINRDTSPILTNDNVTNTSLSGVVDLRMKQHEYDTLSNFTTTPVGQPLPNQSSQCIEKYLNHIESTNKTNNNNNNNNNQDSNYVVDTMQQRASIISSTREQQQQQQQQQQQQQQENDTNNLLAPNQATVKLDELVNSAVDSHQMIQSMDTITTNTNSPLTNVDTMTNSQQQQQQNNHSNSTIPVKTMLLEVLLPTPMVTSNTDTITSSTNDVTTDNSNLLTTINVGLHQTMQDNNVTTVNVNTHDLLQVTNEPIQQMPMSQQDVVMQQQVQVEQVVAHAQQQVEQVVAQVQQQAAHTVQQAQQQVFHQVYQHTQVVQQAVQQVQAAQQVHSVPAVQQAVQQATNEVVQQAVQQATHEVVQQVQAVQQAVQQAQAAQAMQQAVQQDIGSMLNQPAGFVAEASSALANGASQEPCQQRLTNAAEQAITNVITNATQDIINNRPLSTTTAQAIIATKNILNSVATQSAQLMNNAMNEILPKSPSNNGTSIVEQVARKSPPINIPVTTNHHVVNDTNITNTVSTTNVQIQNVGRKTDDTGTMLPQELTSMSEHDLLSYINPSCFDQGSFLM; encoded by the exons atggCACCGGATTTTGAGAAGAAACGAGAACCACGAAGGGTTGGAGCTGGTTATATACAATCAAATATAGATAAAGGGATgattttgcaaaaattttccaataatccTTTATctgattattatctttatg gtAATGTTGGTGGAGGGACACCGTTACTAGCAAGTTCGATTACAACAAATTCGAGTCATCATAATACAAGGAGATTTTCTCATCAacgtcaacaacaacaacaaaatattgaacaacaacaacaacaacaacagcaacagcaacaacaagtaCATCAGCATCATTCACCAGCTAGATCACCATTAGCT tctTGGAATAACGGTGCAATTGGTGAAGAAGATAGTAAACGTCGTAAAATGGATATTAAACTTGAATCTGAAGATGCAAATTTTACATTTCCTGAAGTAACTAAAAATGGTAGTGGTAGAACaacagataataaaataatacgtaGTACAAATGTTGGTACAACaagaacaaataataatggaaGCGTTGGAAGAGTTATTGGTGTTACAAGACCACGTTCATCACCAGGTGTTTATGGAAAAAGACCATCAACAACTCATCAAGGTCCCATCACACTTACCTCGCAACTTT cAAGTGTTTCGAGAGATGGAAAAATACAATTACAAATAATGTGTCAACCAGAACAACAACATCGTGCACGTTATCAAACAGAGGGTTCACGTGGTGCTGTTAAAGATCGTACTGGTAATGGTTTTCCAACTGTACGTTTACTTGGTTATGATAAACCAACATCATTACAAGTATTTATTGGTACTGATCTTGGACGTGTTGCACCACATATGTTTTATCAAGCATGTCGTGTTAGTGGTAAAAATTCAACACCATGTATTGAAAGAAAAGTTGATGGTACTATTGTCATTGAAGTTGATATGGATCCAACAAAAGATATGCTTGTAACATGTGATTGTGTTGGTATATTAAAAGAACGtaatgttgatgttgaacATAGATTTCCACAAGAAGCTAATTTATTACAAGgtagaagtaaaaaaaaatcaacacgtTGTCGTATGGTATTTCGTACACCAATTACAAATACTGATGGTACCATTGAAACACTACAAGTTTGTTCACAGCCAATTGTTTgta cacAACCACCAGGTATACcagaaatatctaaaaaatcattgacatCATCACCATGTACTGGtggtattgaattatttatattaggaaaaaattttctaaaagaTACAAGAATTGTATttcaaattgataatgaaGTTACAAATAATGTACTTGAACAACATTGGGAATGTTCAGTAATACCAGATAAAGAATTTCTTCAACAAACACATTTAGTTTGTATTGTACCACCATACAGAAGACAAGATCTTACATTAAATGAAACAATATGTGTTAAATTATATGCAATATCATCTGGTAAAACAAGTGaaccacataattttttttacacagcAACATCAACACCACCTGGACCAACAATTGGTAAAAttgaaacaacaataattaataataataataataacagtaatgataataatgctACAGCATTATCACCATCAAATGTACCAACgctaataacaacaaatacaaatgtaacaacaaattttttaacaaatttatcatcaccatcagCAATACAATCACCAACtcatcaatcatcatcatcatcattagcaacaacagcaacaacagatatattaaataataataatgattcaacaacagcaacaacaatatCACCAGTTGTTGCTAATCAAGTAGCACCATTAATGATATGGACAAATCAAACAGCTTCAATACCACCAGTAGAaacaactacaacaacaacaacaccaccaacaGATATTATGATGCCACCACCATCacaaacacaaaataatattataacaaattcattattaaatcgTCGTTCATCAacaaatcatcaaataataatacctgataatttaaaatctgaATTACTTGATGATAATAGTGAAAGTAGTATGGTAAGTGATACAAGTATACAAagtataacaacaacaacatcaaatgGTAATTCAAATACAAGTCCAATGCATCAATTAGTTAATGATATTGATGCAACAATTGATTCAACTTcgcaaaataatttattaagaaCAGTAACAACATTACAAACCAAAGATACAAATGTTGGATTATTAaatgttgttgatattattaataatcaaacacaagttgacattttaaattcacataccaataataataacaataatagtaacagtaataataataataatagtaataataataccaataacaatattaatagaGATACATCACcaatattaacaaatgataatgTAACAAATACATCATTATCTGGTGTTGTTGATTTACGTATGAAACAACATGAATATGATACACTAAGTAATTTTACAACAACACCTGTTGGACAACCATTGCCAAATCAAAGTAGTCaatgtattgaaaaatatttaaatcatattgaatcaacaaataaaactaataataataacaacaataataataatcaagatagTAATTATGTTGTTGATACAATGCAACAACGtgcatcaataatatcaagtaCAAGagaacaacagcaacagcagcagcaacaacaacaacagcaacaacaagaaaatgatacaaataatttattagcaCCAAATCAAGCAACAGTTAAACTTGATGAATTAGTTAATTCAGCTGTTGATTCACATCAAATGATACAATCAATGGatacaataacaacaaatacaaattcaCCATTAACAAATGTTGATACAATGACAAATtcacaacagcaacaacaacaaaataatcattcaaatTCAACAATACCAGTTAAAACAATGTTACTTGAAGTATTATTACCAACTCCAATGGTTACATCAAATACTGATAcaataacatcatcaacaaatgatGTTACAACAGataatagtaatttattaacaacaataaatgttGGATTACATCAAACAATGCAAGATAATAATGTAACAACAGTTAATGTTAATACACATGATTTATTACAAGTTACAAATGAACCAATACAACAAATGCCAATGAGTCAACAGGATGTTGTTATGCAACAACAAGTACAAGTTGAACAAGTTGTTGCTCATGCACAACAACAAGTTGAACAAGTTGTTGCACAAGTACAACAACAAGCAGCACATACTGTACAACAAGCACAACAACAAGTATTTCATCAAGTTTATCAACATACACAAGTTGTACAACAAGCTGTACAACAAGTACAAGCAGCACAACAG gTACACTCAGTACCAGCTGTACAACAAGCAGTACAACAAGCAACAAATGAAGTTGTACAACAAGCAGTACAACAAGCAACACATGAAGTTGTACAACAAGTACAAGCTGTACAACAAGCAGTACAACAAGCACAAGCAGCACAAGCAATGCAACAAGCTGTACAACAAGATATTGGATCAATGTTAAATCAACCAGCTGGTTTTGTTGCTGAAGCAAGTAGTGCACTTGCTAATGGTGCATCACAAGAACCATGTCAACAACGTTTAACAAATGCTGCTGAACAAGCTATAACAAATGTCATAACAAATGCAACAcaagatattattaataatcgtccattatcaacaacaacagcacaAGCTATTATtgcaactaaaaatatattaaatagtgTTGCAACACAAAGTGcacaattaatgaataatgcTATGAATGAAATATTACCAAAATCACCATCAAATAATGGAACAAGTATTGTTGAACAAGTTGCTAGAAAATCACCACCAATAAATATACCTGTTACGACAAATCATCATGTTGTTAATGAtacaaatattacaaatacagtatcaacaacaaatgtaCAAATACAAAATGTTGGTAGAAAAACTGATGATACTGGTACAATGCTACCACAAGAATTAACATCAATGTCTGAACATGATCTTTTGAGTTATATTAATCCAAGTTGTTTTGATCAAGGTTCATTTctcatgtaa